GTTTCAACGAATAGCTGATCAAAACTTTTAATTGGTTTCGCATGAAGTTTCGATTTCCAAAAAGATTCTAATTGTTCCAGCCTTATTTCCCATAAACTTTTCCATTGACCAATACGAGAAATGTGCTGAAGATGATACGGAAATTGACGTCCAGCTTGATGAAATAATGCCAATTCCTTTCCTATTGGGTCAGTTTCTCTTTCTCGACTGTCAAAAAGAGAGGCTTTCAATAACGCAAAGTTCTCTTCTTCATACCTAAAGCCAAATTGACCATTTCGGGTAAGAGCAAAAACTGTCACACGTTGATCTCCATGATCATATAAATATTGACTTAAATAATATAATTCCGTTAATTCTTGATCATTCATATTTAATGGGACAACCAGATAAAGATTCCGTTCATTTCTAAATGCTTGATATTTAGATATGGAGAAAAATTCATGAACTCTCATTCCATAATGTTCTTGAATGACTTTTTTCATTGTCTCACCTCTTTACGTTGTTTCGTGTATTTATATAAACCACATTTACAAAAGTGTTAAATTTTACTGATAAGCATTATTCTGATACGATTATGTTAACTGTAGGATGCTTTTTCAACATTATATGCACATCCCCTAATAATGAATGATTACAATCCATTTGTTGAACACTTAAAACATAGAAAACACTCTTTATCTTTGAAATGAATATACTGTTAATGCTCTCTTATAGAAACTCACACTGAATAAAGTTAGGATGATTCGTAATGACTGAACAAAGAAATTTAGATAAAGTTGGAAAATCAGCTCGAGATTTATTAAAGAAACGAGGAGTGGAAGCAACAGATATAGCGGAGCTTGTCTATTATCTGCAACACAAATATCATGAAGAATTAGAGATGGATGAATGCCTTGAAAATGTAGAGAGAGTTTTATCTAAACGAGAAGTCCATAATGCCATCTTAACGGGAGTACAACTCGACCTTCTGGCAGAGGAAGGAAAATTAATGGAGCCTCTACAATCCATTATCGATACAGATGAAGGATTATATGGGGTAGATGAAATTTTAGCCTTTTCCATCGTTAATTTATATGGTTCAATCGGTTTCACCAATTACGGTTATATTGATAAACAAAAACCTGGAATTTTAGAGAAGCTTAATGATAAATCTTCAGGTAATTGCCATACATTTTTAGATGATATTGTTGGTGCTATCGCAGCTGTTGCATCTAGTAGACTTGCACACCGCAATGAAAACGTAGAGTAAGAAGAAAAGTGAAAGCGCCTTGCTCAGCCACGACAAGCATAAGGCGCGGAGAAAAGAAAGATGTTCTTTATCTTTTGTTCTCCGTAACTTATGACCTCGAGTGGCTAGGCGCTGTAGCTAGACAAGAAGAAAAGAGGAAGCACCTTGCTCAGCCACGACAAGCATAAGGCACGGAGAAAAAGAAAGATGTTCTTTATCTTTTGTTCTCCGTAACGATTTCAGAAGATCTACTAAGTACAGTCAACTTAGATCCGCCCACTTCCTTTAGCCGTCACTTATCTAGGTGCTAGGGAAAAGCGGAAGCACACGGTTAGCGACGTATAAAAAACCAAGTGTGATTAAAAGACACACTTGGTTTTTTAATTAAATATACTTTATCCACTCTTCCAATGAATTAATTGTGTAGGTTGGTTGTTGCTCCTTTTTACTCAAGTGATCTGCTGTCGTTACCCCTGTATGGACTAATAGAGTATCGAGTCCGGTATTCATGCCCGCCATTATATCAGTATCATAATTATCACCGACCATTAACGTTTCCTCTTTTGCTGTTCCTAATACTTTTAATGCTTGTTCCATAATAATAATCTCAGGCTTACCAATAAAAATAGGATCAACAGTTGTTGAAACCGTTAACACAGATGTTAATGATCCGTTACCTGGGAGAAGACCCCTTTCAGTTGGGATAGCAATATCACCATTTGTTGATATGAACGTAGCTCCATCTCTAATGGCAATACATCCCTTTGCTAATTTTTCGTAATCAATTCCTCGATCAATTCCAACTACTACATAGTCAACATTTTCATCTCTTATTGTATGGCCATTGTCTAGCAATGCTTGTCTAATTCCCTCTTCCCCAATAACATAAACTGAGGATTGTTTTTTCTTTTCTGAAATAAAATTAGACGTTGCCATACTTGTTGTAAACACTTGGTCTTCAGATGTAGGAATATCAAATTTGTTTAATTTTTCTGCCACC
This portion of the Bacillus carboniphilus genome encodes:
- a CDS encoding TIGR01457 family HAD-type hydrolase; its protein translation is MKQYKGYLIDLDGTMYRGTEKIEEAGDFVRQLNKKNIPYLFVTNNSSRTPEQVAEKLNKFDIPTSEDQVFTTSMATSNFISEKKKQSSVYVIGEEGIRQALLDNGHTIRDENVDYVVVGIDRGIDYEKLAKGCIAIRDGATFISTNGDIAIPTERGLLPGNGSLTSVLTVSTTVDPIFIGKPEIIIMEQALKVLGTAKEETLMVGDNYDTDIMAGMNTGLDTLLVHTGVTTADHLSKKEQQPTYTINSLEEWIKYI
- a CDS encoding phosphatidylglycerophosphatase A family protein, coding for MTEQRNLDKVGKSARDLLKKRGVEATDIAELVYYLQHKYHEELEMDECLENVERVLSKREVHNAILTGVQLDLLAEEGKLMEPLQSIIDTDEGLYGVDEILAFSIVNLYGSIGFTNYGYIDKQKPGILEKLNDKSSGNCHTFLDDIVGAIAAVASSRLAHRNENVE